A genomic segment from Daphnia pulex isolate KAP4 chromosome 5, ASM2113471v1 encodes:
- the LOC124194718 gene encoding progestin and adipoQ receptor family member 4-like: MDSLNGCAHHRETTDRNGIDDISNGHGKRPAGRRLLKWTQVPDHLKFNPYIHEGYRPLASLAGCIKSLAYFHNETINILTHGLPVLYIILWSPTLMPYDEIKVPILPYIHLVAVLSPWVGSAIYHTFMNHHHGYSVYRRLLQLDMLGIWITQSFGALTGVIAATYCFPACIGIVIVLIYSLSCLWGLYKAVIAGSSGNPWDRRLCFFLPVLIRLTLGILRTMHLASGHPDSISHVWLQDAISILGGFIGAMRIPERWFPGRFDFFFNSHHIMHVLVLVAVVQMHYASKLDLIWLSDPQCYPRGGIEPLLVVNSTPDPAEL; the protein is encoded by the exons ATGGATTCGTTGAACGGATGCGCTCATCATCGGGAGACGACAGATCGCAATGGAATCGATGACATCAGTAACGGCCATGGGAAAAGGCCAGCCGGTCGGCGTTTACTCAAATGGACCCAA GTGCCTGACCATTTGAAGTTTAATCCTTACATCCACGAAGGCTACCGTCCACTAGCTTCACTGGCCGGCTGCATCAAGAGCTTGGCATATTTTCACAACGAGACGATCAACATTCTGACTCATG GCCTTCCCGTCTTGTACATAATTCTTTGGTCGCCGACATTGATGCCGTATGATGAAATTAAAGTCCCCATTTTGCCGTACATCCACCTCGTCGCAGTGCTCAGTCCGTGGGTCGGCTCGGCTATTTACCATACCTTTATGAACCATCACCATGGATACAG CGTTTACCGACGACTATTGCAGCTGGACATGCTGGGCATTTGGATCACGCAAAGTTTCG GAGCTCTAACGGGTGTTATTGCAGCGACGTACTGCTTCCCGGCGTGCATCGGAATCGTGATAGTCTTGATCTACTCTCTCTCCTGTCTTTGGGGATTGTATAAA GCGGTTATTGCCGGGAGTAGCGGAAATCCCTGG GATCGGAGACTTTGCTTCTTCCTGCCGGTTCTCATCCGCCTAACCTTGGGGATTTTGCGGACCATGCACCTCGCCTCCGGCCACCCGGATTCCATTTCTCATGTTTGGCTTCAG gACGCCATATCGATTTTGGGCGGTTTCATCGGGGCGATGCGGATCCCTGAGCGATGGTTTCCGGGGCGAttcgactttttcttcaattcgcATCACATAATGCACGTGCTTGTTCTGGTGGCCGTTGTTCAGATGCACTACGCCTCGAAATTGGATCTCATTTGGCTCAGCGATCCACAGTGCTATCCCAGGGGCGGCATCGAACCGCTCCTAGTCGTCAACTCGACTCCCGATCCGGCTGAATTGTAA
- the LOC124194719 gene encoding peroxidase-like has product MDRLVICWAVLILLAVDVSVGQIVFPGDTTFLISRPVAQKQNEGATCTNHMNQKGRCKRLFECFFMYTQLADLIKQTPCRLANQPSVFGVCCPNSESDNQKTSGVSTAGTLFFRPPDVPIPDLKPQDIQNAVQAALVVVDQRVELEKNLFDNRIVVQPDTPVNFHLNLFPTSQQTLQVGSNAIKGLESSIQLVNQNMLTVDQGRFALPFFQLTSSSTDLADTCRPKVQCPSQLSHFRTIDGSCNNEQRPEWGQINVALQRIIPPKYGDGVNTPRLAEGDVELPSARLVSQSLTESSHRSSQSEIWTLMLMQWGQFLDHDITHSPIVRGQNSSGVTCCRSGQFLDVSERHPDCFPIAIPPNDPFYAQFNQRCMEFVRSLPAPRPGCTFGPREQLNQVTAFIDGSTVYGSSQDLSNQLREFNGGRLTVQRSIQGHTLLPVKAEECSDFLRQRFCFRAGDGRVNEQPQLAVIHTVWVREHNRIADALQQLNPFWNDERVFQESRRIVGAEIQQITYNEFLPIFLGDTYMSRFQLKPLPPGSGMATNLYDQNINPTVTNEFATAAFRVGHSLVQGIIEGFTAFGSQTQSLLLHQHQSKPFELYEDTGVDTLVRGLLMQPAQKMDRAFTDELKNRLFQGKQSFGMDLIALNLQRGRDHGLPPYNDYRELCGRPRANQWQDLLDVIDQRVVQEISRIYNSIDDVDLFIGGVSERIVDGALLGPTFLCLIGDQFARLRRGDRLFYEEATAKFTQQQLASLRSVTLARILCDNGDDIKGIQSSAFLRSDVQNRRRPCQGSSDIAQLDLSLWRE; this is encoded by the exons ATGGACAG GTTGGTGATATGTTGGGCTGTCCTAATTTTGTTGGCCGTCGACGTCTCCGTTGGCCAGATCGTTTTCCCAGGTGACACGACCTTCTTGATCAGCCGGCCAGTTGCGCAGAAACAGAACGAAGGAGCGACCTGCACGAATCACATGAATCAGAAAGGACGTTGCAAGCGAttgtttgaatgtttcttcATGTACACACAATTGGCAGATTTAATTAAACAAACGCCGTGTCGTTTGGCCAATCAGCCGTCCGTTTTCGGCGTCTGTTGTCCCAATTCGGAAAGCGACAACCAGAAAACGAGCGGCGTCTCCACGGCCGGAACGCTCTTCTTCCGCCCGCCAGATGTGCCCATTCCCGACTTGAAACCCCAAGACATTCAAAATGCCGTCCAGGCCGCTTTGGTTGTCGTCGATCAGCGAGTGGAACTcgagaaaaatcttttcgaCAACCGAATCGTCGTCCAGCCAGACACTCCCgtcaatttccatttgaatttgttccCGACCAGTCAGCAGACATTGCAAGTCGGCAGCAACGCCATCAAAGGCCTCGAATCCTCCATTCAGCTAGTCAATCA AAACATGTTGACGGTAGATCAGGGCCGTTTCGCCCTGCCATTCTTCCAATTAACCAGTTCGTCGACTGATTTAGCAGACACTTGCCGGCCAAAAGTCCAATGTCCGTCTCAGCTGTCACATTTCCGCACGATAGACGGCTCTTGCAATAACGAGCAGCGGCCTGAATGGGGCCAAATTAACGTCGCTCTCCAGCGAATTATCCCACCCAAATACGGAGACG GTGTTAACACTCCGAGATTGGCCGAGGGAGACGTCGAATTGCCCAGCGCTAGATTAGTGTCACAGTCTCTCACCGAGTCCAGCCATCGCTCCAGTCAAAGTGAAATATGGACACTGATGCTCATGCAATGGGGACAGTTCCTCGATCACGACATCACTCACTCGCCCATTGTTCGCG GGCAAAATTCATCGGGTGTCACCTGCTGTCGAAGTGGCCAATTTCTCGATGTTTCCGAACGCCACCCCGATTGTTTTCCCATCGCCATCCCGCCCAACGACCCATTTTACGCCCAGTTCAATCAACGATGCATGGAGTTTGTTCGCTCCTTGCCAGCCCCACGGCCAGGATGTACTTTCGGGCCTAGGGAACAG TTGAATCAAGTCACGGCATTTATCGACGGGTCAACCGTCTACGGCTCGAGTCAAGATCTTTCCAACCAGTTAAGGGAATTTAACGGCGGCCGTCTGACTGTCCAGCGCTCCATACAGGGTCACACGCTTCTCCCCGTCAAGGCTGAAGAGTGTTCAGACTTTCTTCGCCAGCGCTTCTGCTTCAGAGCAG GTGACGGCCGTGTCAACGAACAACCCCAACTGGCCGTCATTCACACAGTGTGGGTTCGTGAACACAATAGAATTG CCGACGCATTGCAGCAACTCAATCCGTTCTGGAACGACGAGCGCGTCTTTCAAGAAAGCCGAAGGATCGTCGGCGCTGAAATCCAGCAGATCACTTACAACGAATTCCTTCCCATTTTCCTCG GGGACACGTACATGTCCAGATTCCAATTGAAGCCTCTGCCGCCCGGCAGTGGCATGGCCACTAACCTTTACGATCAAAACATCAACCCGACTGTAACAAACGAATTCGCAACTGCAGCCTTCCGTGTCGGGCACAGTCTGGTGCAGGGGATTATAGA GGGATTCACGGCATTTGGTAGTCAAACACAAAGCCTTTTGCTTCACCAGCATCAATCGAAACCGTTTGAGCTGTACGAAGACACCGGCGTGGATACTTTGGTGCGCGGATTACTAATGCAACCGGCTCAAAAGATGGACAGAGCCTTCACTGACGAG CTCAAAAATCGACTCTTCCAAGGCAAGCAAAGTTTCGGCATGGATTTGATTGCCTTGAATCTCCAACGCGGCAGAgac CACGGTCTACCACCCTATAACGATTATCGGGAACTTTGCGGTCGTCCGCGGGCTAATCAATGGCAGGACCTTTTGGACGTTATCGACCAACGG GTGGTGCAAGAAATCAGTCGGATCTACAACAGCATCGATGACGTCGACCTGTTCATCGGGGGCGTGTCTGAACGCATCGTCGACGGGGCCTTGTTGGGTCCGACTTTCCTCTGTTTGATTGGCGACCAGTTTGCGCGATTACGACGCGGTGATCGGCTCTTTTACGAGGAAGCCACGGCTAAATTCACTCAGC agCAACTGGCCAGTTTACGCTCAGTCACACTGGCTCGGATCCTCTGCGATAACGGCGACGACATAAAAGGCATCCAATCAAGCGCCTTCTTGCGCTCTGATGTCCa GAACAGACGACGGCCGTGCCAAGGATCTTCGGATATTGCGCAATTGGATTTGAGCCTCTGGCGTGAATGA
- the LOC124194724 gene encoding proclotting enzyme-like, with the protein MKLRSSILILLAAATAVTLAAVTETDGRLQRVTQLIERVKRQSVEEDAAAAVSTTTIASTDEDPQHRDGRGLGSTLFQIGKLTLSHLLPLATGGNQGGASSTNTGATAEKISSGNSVEIALPSSTDSPKITTSSSSTRPCTTPDGGRGQCRDLGSCPALLLQLDSLRKSICFQSLFVPGVCCPESKPGNNALVAIINQLAGGSNNNNNNNNNNNRVTTTTTTKRPTTIDYDSLTSPVTFAPTTTRPFETFLNPIVSSGSQSQGVQPKGRCGQVQVSSFRVVGGELSQPGAWPWMTAIYLNGPKGTEFWCGGTLINEQFIMTAAHCTLDGRQKRFRASQYTARFGEYNLRTTDPGESEIFQISEIRIHPQFTGTGFYNDLALFKLERPVSFSDYIQPICLPSNVQRTESFVGQVPTIVGWGTTYYGGRESTVLREVQLPVWRNDDCDRAYLQPITDVFICAGYADGGKDACQGDSGGPLMLQNEGTWTQVGIVSFGNKCAEPGFPGVYTRITHFLDWINANAV; encoded by the exons ATGAAATTACGGAGCTCCATTCTGATTTTActggccgccgccaccgcaGTCACTCTAGCGGCTGTGACAG AAACCGACGGACGACTTCAACGTGTGACCCAGTTGATTGAGAGAGTCAAGAGGCAAAGCGTTGAGGAAGACGCAGCCGCAGCTGTATCGACGACGACAA TCGCCAGCACCGACGAGGATCCGCAACATCGCGATGGACGAGGACTCGGAAGCACCCTTTTTCAAATTGGCAAACTGACGTTGAGTCACCTGTTGCCTTTGGCCACTGGGGGAAATCAAGGCGGCGCTTCATCCACCAACACTGGGGCAACGGCGGAGAAGATCAGCTCGGGAAACAGCGTCGAAATTGCTCTGCCCAGCAGTACGGACTCGCCCAAAATCACCacttcatcttcttcgacCAGACCTTGCACGACACCGGACGGAGGGCGAGGACAGTGTCGTGATTTAGGTAGCTGTCCAGCCTTGTTGCTTCAGCTGGACAGTTTGCGCAAGTCGATTTGTTTCCAGAGCCTTTTCGTTCCTGGCGTTTGCTGTCCAGAATCCAAACCCGGCAACAACGCCCTGGTCGCCATCATCAACCAGCTGGCCGGAGgaagtaacaacaacaataacaacaacaacaacaacaatcgggTTACCACCACGACGACAACCAAACGACCAACAACGATCGATTACGATTCGCTCACTTCTCCGGTTACTTTTGCTCCGACAACAACTCGTCCGTTTGAAACTTTCCTCAATCCCATCGTCAGCTCAGGCTCGCAATCTCAGGGCGTACAACCTAAAG gCCGATGTGGTCAAGTCCAAGTTTCTTCCTTTCGAGTGGTTGGTGGTGAATTGTCTCAGCCAGGCGCTTGGCCTTGGATGACG GCCATTTATCTCAATGGGCCGAAAGGCACTGAATTCTGGTGCGGTGGCACCCTCATTAATGAGCAATTTATCATGACTGCCGCCCACTGTACCCTTGACGGTCGCCAAAAAAG ATTCCGGGCGTCGCAGTACACGGCCCGTTTCGGCGAATACAACCTTCGGACAACCGATCCTGGCGAGAGCGAGATTTTCCAAATCAGCGAAATTCGAATTCATCCGCAGTTCACCGGCACGGGTTTCTACAACGATTTGGCTTTGTTCAAACTGGAGCGACCCGTCAGCTTCAGCGATTACATCCAGCCCATTTGCCTGCCGTCCAACGTGCAGCGGACAGAAAGTTTCGTGGGTCAGGTACCCACGATCGTCGGATGGGGAACGACTTACTAcg GCGGGAGAGAAAGCACCGTGCTGCGGGAAGTGCAATTGCCCGTGTGGCGCAACGATGACTGCGACCGGGCTTACTTGCAGCCCATCACTGACGTCTTCATCTGTGCTGGATACGCGGACGGTGGTAAAGACGCATGTCAG GGTGATTCTGGTGGCCCTTTGATGTTACAAAACGAAGGGACGTGGACCCAAGTTGGCATCGTCTCGTTTGGTAACAAATGCGCCGAGCCTGGTTTCCCGGGCGTCTACACTCGCATCACCCACTTTCTGGACTGGATCAACGCCAACgctgtttga